GTCGACTCGGCGATGGGTGCGATGGTCCGGGCGCAGGCGGGTCCCGGGCCGGAGATCTTCGCGCGGTGGCAGGCCGCGCGGCAGGAGTCGGTCCGGGCGTTGCGGGCGGCGGATCCTCGGCGGCCGCTGCGGTGGGTGTCGGCCTCGCTGAAACCGCGGACGCTGGCCACGACGCGGCTCGCCGAGCACTGGGCGCACGCGCTGGACATCGCCGGGCCACTGCGGATCGATTATCCGGACACCGGCCGGTTGCGGCACGTCGCATGGCTCGGGTTCAGCACTTTACCGTACGCGTTTCACCTGGCCGGACGGCCCGCGGTGCCGATCTTCTGCGATCTGCGGGGGCCGGACGGGGCGCGCTGGGTCTACGGGGATCCGGCGGCGGAGTCGTCGATCGCCGGGGCGGCGGGGGCGTTCTGCCGGGTGGGGGCGCAGCGGCTGGCGCCGGGGGCGTCCGGGTTGCAGACTCGGGGGCCGCATGGGGCTGAGGCGTTGCGGTTGCTGCGGAACTACGCGGTCGTGTGAGCCGGGCGGGCGTCTTCTGCGCTGCTGACCTGTCTGATCAGGCCCGGCCGATCGTCCTTCCGCTCGCGCCATTCCTTTCCTTTGCCGGCTGCTCTTTTCCGCGGCCGGTCACTCCCGTCCTGGGCCCGCCGCTCCGTCCTGGGGCAGGCCACTCCGTCCTCGGCCGGCCGCGCTTTCGCTGCGGCCGGCTGCGCGGGTCATCAGCAGTGGCGGCGGCCGGGGAGGCCGAGGATCAGGGCCAGGCCGACGGTGAGGTGCATGGCGGTCAGTGCCAGGCGGGTGCCGATGCCGATACCCGCGAGCGGACCGGCCAGGGACAGCACCAGCAGGATCGACGTGATGATGCGGTAGGTCCGGGTGGGGTGGCGG
This window of the Actinoplanes oblitus genome carries:
- a CDS encoding maleylpyruvate isomerase family mycothiol-dependent enzyme — its product is MADVIDDLEAEQETLAAVLSGLSAADWHRASAASGWTVADVVLHLAQTEEAVAASADGDARAIDWRRFGSTVDSAMGAMVRAQAGPGPEIFARWQAARQESVRALRAADPRRPLRWVSASLKPRTLATTRLAEHWAHALDIAGPLRIDYPDTGRLRHVAWLGFSTLPYAFHLAGRPAVPIFCDLRGPDGARWVYGDPAAESSIAGAAGAFCRVGAQRLAPGASGLQTRGPHGAEALRLLRNYAVV